The following proteins are co-located in the Solanum pennellii chromosome 1, SPENNV200 genome:
- the LOC107011076 gene encoding peptide methionine sulfoxide reductase B5-like — MDSQILKFWPIIPSRNLIFNSKKAVHIHGLPNTRFRVAAAGSVQKSEEEWRAILSPDQFRILRQKGTEKQGSGEYNKFFGVGTYLCAGCGTPLYRSATKFNSPCGWPSFYEGLPGAINRNPDPDGIRMEITCAACGGHLGHVFKGEWFRTPTNERHCVNSISLKFKPPQFS, encoded by the exons ATGGACTCTCAGATTCTAAAATTTTGGCCAATTATTCcttcaagaaatttaattttcaactcCAAAAAAGCAGTTCACATTCATGGCCTACCCAATACCCGATTCCGGGTTGCGGCAGCAGGGTCCGTTCAGAAGTCAGAGGAGGAATGGCGTGCCATTCTCTCCCCTGACCAATTCCGGATTTTGAGACAGAAAGGCACAGA GAAACAAGGGAGTGGAGAGTATAACAAGTTTTTTGGTGTAGGCACCTACCTCTGTGCTGGTTGTGGCACTCCACTCTACAGATCCGCAACCAAATTCAACTCACCCTGTGGCTGGCCTTCTTTTTATGAGGGTCTCCCTGGGGCCATAAATCGCAAT CCAGACCCAGATGGCATAAGGATGGAGATAACTTGTGCTGCTTGTGGAGGCCATCTTGGTCATGTTTTTAAAGGTGAATGGTTTCGTACCCCAACAAATGAACGCCATTGTGTCAACAGTATATCCCTCAAATTCAAACCACCACAATTTTCTTAA
- the LOC107030309 gene encoding putative disease resistance protein RGA4, which translates to MADLVLYPVLQVILEKLASPYVQKFHDLYHLKENIEKLQNSLPTARAFLDDAHKRQETDQHVENWLVKLKDIAYQLENLLDEFTAESVMCESRSGKAKQISSLFLPFEPSKHLFDLAKILPKKLKELDEIAKQGFSLNLRATTTERQVDNYDRTKVTGSFVITSKICGRDDDKKKLLELLLTTCDGKTGGVVSIIPIVGIGGLGKTTLAQLVYNDEKVVHFFDIKIWVYVSRDFDVSKLMLSIIQSATKRKCELLEMDLLQAHFQDSLGGKRFLIVLDDVWNEDQEEWDKLGDLFQSGGAGSRIIVTTRSTKVASIVGTTSPYCLQGLIEDDCWVLFKQRAFSKEEEGEYPNLLDIGKQIIKKCGGVPLAAKTLGSLLRFKREKEDWMFVQESELWKLENCNSGILPALRLSYLQLPLHLQRCFAFCSLYPKNYEIHKEKMIHIWIAEGLITCHERNRQLEDIGNEYFNDLMCLSFFQEVKKFDETDLVVYIMHDLIHDLARSVGSQDFVILGHDFTQGNMSRVHHLSILFHSDPTSFPKELYGAKHLRTLQFLFCTGDIPSSFPLNFKYLRVLDLSGCVKKVHESISDLICLRYLDLSSTSIQTLPHTICNLSNLQTLNLSFCGNLMELPFGLANITGLRHLNIVGCNGLTRLPAGLGNLVQLQTLPLYIVGKGIGESISEISSPHIRGELSIRGLENIRDKEEATLANLRAKKYVELLRLQWGSENIVRMSTGSTSYEVCREVDGTSRSLSRDNDNVVEGIIECLQPHVNLKKLYIKGYPGFRFPDWDLPNLVLIALINCRGCDTLPTFGKLPFLKTLYLQGMDGVTHIGEEFYGGKPLKFPSLEDLTIKDLPCLKEWSCIENEAAVFPRLQKLVVDKCPNLISAPTFQSLLYLELRDCHPKILESVDNMSSLSNVVIDALQGLVHLTGKLLENNKSLETVEILSCKHFISLPQEIEHLTYLKSLTISNCEKLTHLPTGIRKLQALEFLEINGCHSLESLPSEEFAGFNSLKSLSIENCGNLIYLSSGFLHLTVLEQLSIMGCPRLTLSRGSFQNLSSLRSLSIISCPELYPLPASLQHVTTLQSLVIHSSPYLTDLPDWLAKLSSLRSLAISNCEHLISLPEGMKYLNALQHLSIQDCPHLERLCKKKGMEWRKIAHIPHIYVGSLKFGR; encoded by the coding sequence ATGGCAGATTTGGTACTATATCCTGTTTTACAGGTGATTCTTGAAAAGTTAGCCTCTCCATATGTGCAGAAGTTCCATGATCTCTACCATTTGAAGGAAAACATAGAAAAACTACAGAATTCACTACCAACTGCTAGAGCTTTTCTTGATGATGCACATAAGCGACAAGAAACGGATCAACATGTTGAAAACtggttggtgaagctcaaggaCATAGCTTATCAGTTGGAGAACTTACTGGATGAATTTACTGCAGAAAGTGTAATGTGCGAGAGTCGCAGTGGAAAAGCCAAACAGATAAGTAGTCTATTTCTACCTTTTGAACCATCAAAGCATCTTTTTGACCTTGCAAAAATACTACCAAAAAAACTTAAGGAACTAGATGAGATTGCAAAGCAAGGGTTTAGCTTAAATCTTagagcaacaactacagaaagACAAGTTGACAATTATGACAGAACAAAAGTAACTGGATCGTTTGTGATAACATCGAAAATATGTGGAAGagatgatgataaaaagaagctttTAGAGCTTTTGTTGACTACATGTGATGGCAAAACTGGTGGGGTTGTTTCTATCATCCCAATTGTAGGTATTGGAGGACTTGGCAAAACTACACTAGCTCAATTAGTCTACAATGATGAAAAGGTCGTTCATTTCTTTGACATTAAAATATGGGTTTATGTATCTCGGGATTTCGATGTAAGTAAGCTCATGTTAAGCATAATACAGTCTGCAACAAAAAGGAAGTGTGAACTCTTGGAGATGGATCTACTTCAAGCTCATTTTCAAGATTCATTGGGTGGAAAGAGATTCTTGATTGTTTTGGATGATGTATGGAATGAAGACCAAGAAGAGTGGGATAAGCTGGGCGACTTATTTCAAAGTGGTGGAGCAGGAAGTAGAATCATTGTCACTACACGGAGTACCAAAGTTGCTTCAATAGTGGGAACTACTTCCCCTTATTGTCTCCAAGGCTTGATAGAAGATGATTGTTGGGTTTTGTTCAAGCAACGAGCTTTCAGCAAGGAAGAAGAAGGTGAGTATCCTAATCTGTTGGATATTGGAAAACAGATCATCAAGAAATGTGGGGGTGTGCCTTTGGCAGCAAAAACATTGGGAAGTTTGTTGCGCTTCAAACGAGAAAAAGAAGATTGGATGTTTGTGCAAGAGAGTGAACTTTGGAAACTTGAGAATTGTAACAGTGGCATACTGCCAGCTCTTCGGTTGAGCTACTTACAGTTGCCTCTACACCTCCAACGATGCTTTGCATTCTGTTCATTGTATccgaaaaattatgaaattcatAAGGAAAAGATGATCCACATATGGATTGCTGAAGGCTTGATAACATGTCATGAGAGGAACAGGCAGTTGGAAGACATAGGAAACGAGTATTTTAATGACTTGATGTGTTTATCATTTTTCCAGGAAGTTAAGAAATTTGATGAGACGGATCTAGTAGTATACATAATGCATGATCTCATCCATGATCTTGCTCGAAGTGTGGGGAGTCAGGACTTCGTGATATTGGGACATGACTTTACTCAAGGTAACATGTCACGGGTTCATCACCTGTCAATCCTTTTCCATTCAGATCCCACTTCATTTCCAAAGGAATTGTATGGTGCTAAACATCTTCGAACACTTCAATTCCTGTTTTGCACCGGAGACAttccttcttcttttcctcTGAACTTTAAATACTTGCGAGTCCTTGATTTAAGTGGTTGTGTGAAGAAGGTGCACGAGTCGATTAGTGATTTGATATGTTTGAGATACCTTGATCTCTCCAGCACCTCTATTCAAACACTCCCTCATACTATTTGCAACCTTTCTAATCTGCAAACCCTGAACCTCTCATTTTGTGGTAACCTAATGGAGTTACCTTTTGGATTGGCTAATATAACTGGCTTAAGGCACCTTAACATAGTGGGATGTAATGGACTGACTCGCCTTCCTGCTGGTCTGGGAAATTTGGTTCAGCTTCAAACTTTGCCTTTATACATTGTGGGCAAAGGGATTGGAGAAAGCATCTCTGAAATCAGTTCTCCCCACATAAGAGGTGAATTGAGTATAAGGGGCCTGGAGAACATCAGAGACAAAGAAGAAGCTACACTGGCTAATCTGAGGGCGAAGAAATATGTGGAATTGTTAAGACTCCAATGGGGAAGTGAGAACATAGTGAGGATGTCAACAGGGTCTACCTCATACGAGGTTTGCAGAGAAGTTGATGGTACATCAAGATCACTATCAAGGGATAATGACAATGTTGTGGAGGGGATCATTGAGTGTCTTCAGCCACATGTAAACCTCAAAAAACTATATATCAAGGGATATCCTGGATTCAGATTTCCAGATTGGGACCTCCCTAATCTAGTTCTGATTGCTTTGATCAACTGCAGGGGATGTGATACTTTACCTACCTTTGGGAAGCTTCCGTTTCTCAAAACACTTTATCTACAAGGGATGGATGGAGTTACACATATCGGTGAAGAATTTTATGGAGGCAAACCCCTCAAATTCCCATCCCTGGAAGACCTAACAATCAAGGACCTTCCCTGCTTAAAAGAATGGTCTTGCATAGAGAACGAAGCAGCAGTATTTCCTCGCCTGCAAAAGTTAGTTGTGGATAAATGTCCTAATCTTATCTCTGCTCCAACATTTCAATCTCTTCTTTATTTGGAGCTCCGTGATTGCCATCCAAAGATCTTGGAGTCTGTGGATAACATGTCTTCACTCTccaatgttgtgattgatgcgCTTCAAGGTCTAGTGCACCTTACAGGGAAATTGCTAGAGAATAACAAATCACTGGAGACTGTGGAAATACTTTCGTGCAAACATTTCATTTCTCTTCCTCAAGAGATAGAGCATCTCACTTATCTGAAGTCACTGACCATTAGCAACTGTGAAAAACTAACCCATTTGCCAACAGGAATCCGAAAGCTGCAAGCTTTGGAGTTCCTTGAGATCAATGGATGCCACAGCTTAGAGTCATTGCCATCAGAAGAATTTGCTGGTTTCAACTCCCTAAAGAGCTTGTCAATTGAGAATTGCGGCAACCTGATTTATCTTTCAAGTGGGTTCCTCCATCTCACAGTCTTAGAACAGCTCTCCATCATGGGTTGCCCTCGGTTAACTTTATCTAGAGGTAGTTTCCAGAATCTCTCGTCTCTACGGAGCTTGAGTATTATATCCTGCCCTGAATTATACCCATTGCCAGCTAGCCTTCAACACGTCACTACGTTGCAAAGTCTGGTAATCCATAGCAGTCCTTATCTCACAGATCTTCCTGACTGGCTTGCTAAACTTTCCTCTCTTAGATCCCTTGCAATTTCAAATTGCGAACATTTGATATCATTGCCAGAAGGAATGAAGTACCTCAATGCTCTTCAGCATTTGTCGATTCAAGACTGTCCTCATCTTGAAAGGCTTTGCAAGAAGAAAGGTATGGAATGGCGAAAAATAGCTCATATTCCACACATATATGTTGGTTCACTTAAATTTGGAAGATGA